Below is a genomic region from Leptolyngbyaceae cyanobacterium.
CTTCAGACTTCATCCTTTAGACTTCATCCTTTTTTGCCGTTGTGCTTCGTACAAGATGACGGCGGCTGCGATCGCAACATTTAATGATTCTACTCCCGGACTTAAGGGGATTTTGACTTGCTGGTCTGCTAAAGCTAAGGCATCTACTGATAATCCAGCTCCTTCATTGCCAAGTAAAATTAAGCTTGGCTTTTGCAAATCTAATTCCCAATATGTCAATTTTGCATCAGGCACAGTTGCGATCGCTTGCATCCCACCCGCCTGACAGTTTTTAATTAGTTTTTTGATATCGGGAGTAACTCCCATCGGTAACCGAAACCACTGCCCTGCTGATGCTCTCAATACTTTTGGATGATCTAAGTCTACGCTATCAGCACTTACCCACAGTCCAGCTGCACCAGCCGCCGCCGCCGTGCGGATGACGGTACCCAAATTACCTGGATCTTGAATGGTTTCTAAGGCTAGCAACAATCCAGTATGGGGAATGGGTGGAGTCGGGATATTTTCTCTAGCTGCTATGGCAACTACTCCATCGGGATTAACTGTAGTTGCGATCGCTTTCAAAACTTCCGGACTAAC
It encodes:
- a CDS encoding RNA methyltransferase, encoding MLTSLQNPLVKQIRKLHQAKERHQQQLFLLEGTHLLMEVCAVDYPLTTICCTPTWQERHPELWQEASRRSQRQELVSPEVLKAIATTVNPDGVVAIAARENIPTPPIPHTGLLLALETIQDPGNLGTVIRTAAAAGAAGLWVSADSVDLDHPKVLRASAGQWFRLPMGVTPDIKKLIKNCQAGGMQAIATVPDAKLTYWELDLQKPSLILLGNEGAGLSVDALALADQQVKIPLSPGVESLNVAIAAAVILYEAQRQKRMKSKG